From the Roseiconus lacunae genome, one window contains:
- the bshB1 gene encoding bacillithiol biosynthesis deacetylase BshB1, whose amino-acid sequence MIQIHTDGPDSIEPIEPLDFLVVAPHPDDAEIGMGGTIAKMVNQGMRVGILDLTTGEPTPFGSEEIRRAETIKATGCLNPTWRGNAGLTNRELVHTIDTRKHIASYFRMLRPRWVFAPYFHDAHPDHVVATDLIEAARFYAKLSKTDMPGERFHPERLYYYFCVHLRLAVQPDWIVDISETFEQKLASIQAYESQFVQGRPTEPPTMIDRLKTDAAYFGNLIARRYGEPFATKEPIALSSLRDML is encoded by the coding sequence ATGATTCAGATTCACACCGATGGACCGGACTCGATTGAACCGATCGAACCCCTCGACTTCTTGGTCGTCGCACCCCATCCAGATGATGCCGAAATCGGAATGGGAGGAACGATCGCCAAAATGGTCAATCAGGGCATGCGGGTCGGCATACTTGATTTGACCACAGGGGAACCGACGCCATTTGGCAGCGAGGAAATCCGTCGGGCGGAAACGATCAAGGCGACGGGGTGTTTGAATCCGACCTGGCGCGGCAACGCGGGGCTAACCAATCGCGAGTTGGTACACACCATTGATACTCGTAAACATATCGCCAGCTACTTTCGAATGTTGCGTCCGCGTTGGGTGTTTGCCCCCTACTTTCATGATGCGCACCCGGATCATGTCGTCGCGACGGACTTAATCGAGGCAGCTCGGTTTTACGCCAAACTGTCGAAAACAGATATGCCGGGCGAGCGTTTCCATCCGGAACGCCTGTACTACTACTTCTGCGTTCATCTGCGATTGGCGGTCCAACCAGATTGGATCGTTGATATCAGTGAAACGTTCGAACAAAAGTTGGCTTCGATCCAAGCGTATGAGAGCCAGTTTGTGCAGGGAAGACCGACGGAGCCGCCGACGATGATTGATCGCTTGAAAACCGATGCGGCGTATTTCGGGAACCTGATCGCTCGTCGTTATGGGGAACCGTTTGCGACCAAGGAACCGATCGCTCTGTCGTCTCTACGCGACATGCTTTGA
- a CDS encoding prenyltransferase/squalene oxidase repeat-containing protein, translated as MNTLNRRELLKFAGLATASTLPATYLAGQETGEHGRESIDNLYVDDRLDEACDRAIEYLINNQRIGNHLAAGSITDRGHEIALTSLAIMAMASLGIEPSQPNRQGRAMRAALDFVLRDHHQTEAGYLGQHDGSRMYGHGITTLMLTELLGMGATEKQNQLIYERLERAIRLILASQAVKKMRRLQGGWRYTPGSSESDLSVSIWQLMALRSAKNDGMDVPTEAIDSALDYLRNSFTGRFSGQGTNAGGFSYTPGQTHPSFTMTAAGLLAMQVCGQYDASEVSAAANWLMQHRPKVSDRYLFYGLYYYAQGMYQAGGKYNDEARTVVASLLLPRQRRDGSWMSPSGEERSQGMVYSTSLAVLSLSVRYHYLPIYQR; from the coding sequence ATGAACACGCTCAATCGAAGAGAGCTACTAAAGTTCGCAGGGCTGGCAACCGCGTCGACCTTGCCGGCTACATACCTGGCCGGACAAGAGACAGGCGAACACGGACGAGAGTCGATCGACAATCTTTACGTTGACGATCGACTTGATGAAGCTTGCGACCGGGCGATCGAGTATCTGATCAACAATCAACGCATCGGTAATCACTTGGCTGCCGGTTCGATTACTGACCGTGGCCACGAAATCGCGTTGACTTCGCTCGCGATTATGGCGATGGCTTCGCTAGGAATCGAACCTTCTCAGCCCAATCGGCAAGGCCGAGCGATGCGGGCGGCCCTCGATTTTGTGTTGCGCGATCATCATCAGACAGAAGCGGGCTACCTCGGACAGCACGACGGATCGAGAATGTACGGCCACGGCATCACGACGTTGATGTTGACAGAGTTGCTTGGGATGGGAGCAACTGAAAAACAGAACCAGCTAATCTATGAGCGACTTGAACGTGCGATTCGATTGATTTTGGCTTCACAAGCGGTGAAAAAGATGCGCCGGCTGCAAGGAGGTTGGCGCTACACGCCGGGATCGTCGGAAAGTGATCTATCAGTTTCCATTTGGCAACTGATGGCGCTGCGATCGGCAAAAAACGACGGGATGGACGTCCCTACCGAAGCGATCGATAGTGCTCTCGACTATTTGCGAAACTCGTTTACCGGTCGCTTCAGCGGGCAAGGAACGAATGCTGGTGGATTCAGCTACACGCCGGGGCAGACGCATCCCTCATTCACGATGACTGCCGCCGGCTTGTTGGCGATGCAGGTCTGTGGCCAGTACGATGCGTCCGAAGTTTCAGCGGCGGCCAATTGGCTGATGCAGCATCGGCCCAAGGTTAGCGATCGGTACCTGTTTTATGGGCTTTATTATTACGCCCAGGGAATGTATCAAGCCGGTGGGAAGTACAACGATGAGGCACGAACGGTTGTCGCATCATTGTTACTCCCACGTCAACGACGGGACGGATCATGGATGTCGCCAAGTGGTGAAGAACGCAGCCAAGGTATGGTCTATTCCACCTCGTTGGCCGTTCTCTCGCTCTCCGTTCGCTACCACTACCTGCCTATTTATCAACGATGA